The following are encoded in a window of Lynx canadensis isolate LIC74 chromosome B1, mLynCan4.pri.v2, whole genome shotgun sequence genomic DNA:
- the CHRNA6 gene encoding neuronal acetylcholine receptor subunit alpha-6 isoform X1, translated as MLTSEGQGFLHFGLCLWLCMFIPFFKGSAGCASEERLFHKLFSHYNQFIRPVENVSEPVTVHFEVAITQLANVDEVNQIMETNLWLRHIWNDYKLRWDPMEYDGIETLRVPADKIWKPDIVLYNNAVGDFQVEGKTKALLKYDGMITWTPPAIFKSSCPMDITFFPFDHQNCSLKFGSWTYDKAEIDLLIIGSKVDMNDFWENSEWEIVDASGYKHDIKYNCCEEIYTDITYSFYIRRLPMFYTINLIIPCLFISFLTVLVFYLPSDCGEKVTLCISVLLSLTVFLLVITETIPSTSLVIPLVGEYLLFTMIFVTLSIVVTVFVLNIHYRTPMTHTMPKWVKTVFLQLLPQILMMKRPLDKMKETSSDKNSKGISGRPTKVNFDNCRETKLPKECCHCHKSSELATSKRRLSHQPLQWMTENSEHSSDVEDVINSVQFIAENMKNQNETKKVEDDWKYVAMVVDRVFLWVFIIVCVFGTAGLFLQPLLGNTGKS; from the exons ATGCTGACCAGCGAGGGCCAGGGATTCCTTCACTTTGGTTTGTGTCTCTGGTTGTGTATGTTCATACCTTTCTTTAAAG GCTCTGCAGGCTGTGCATCTGAAGAGAGGCTCTTTCACAAACTGTTTTCTCATTATAACCAGTTCATCAGGCCTGTGGAAAACGTTTCTGAACCGGTCACGGTGCATTTTGAAGTGGCCATCACACAGCTGGCCAATGTG GATGAAGTAAACCAGATCATGGAAACCAATCTGTGGCTACGTCAC ATATGGAATGATTATAAATTGCGCTGGGACCCAATGGAATATGATGGCATTGAGACTCTTCGTGTTCCTGCAGATAAGATATGGAAGCCTGACATCGTTCTCTACAACAA TGCTGTTGGTGACTTCCAAGTTGAAGGCAAGACAAAAGCTCTTCTTAAATATGATGGCATGATAACCTGGACTCCACCAGCTATTTTCAAGAGTTCCTGTCCTATGGAtatcacttttttcccttttgatcaTCAAAACTGTTCCCTTAAATTTGGTTCCTGGACATATGACAAAGCCGAAATTGATCTTCTAATCATTGGATCTAAAGTGGATATGAATGATTTTTGGGAAAACAGCGAATGGGAAATTGTTGATGCCTCTGGCTACAAGCATGACATAAAATACAATTGTTGTGAGGAGATATACACAGATATAACCTATTCTTTTTACATTAGAAGATTGCCAATGTTTTATACCATTAATCTAATCATTCCTtgtctctttatttcatttctaactGTGCTTGTCTTTTACCTCCCTTCTGACTGTGGTGAAAAGGTGACactttgtatttcagttttgcTTTCTCTGACTGTGTTTTTGCTAGTAATCACGGAAACCATCCCATCCACGTCTCTTGTGATCCCACTGGTGGGTGAGTACCTACTGTTCACCATGATCTTTGTCACCCTGTCCATTGTGGTGACTGTGTTTGTGTTGAACATTCATTATCGCACCCCAATGACACACACCATGCCCAAGTGGGTGAAGACAGTTTTCCTCCAGCTGTTACCCCAGATCTTGATGATGAAGAGGCCTCTGGACAAGATGAAGGAGACAAGTTCAGATaaaaattccaaaggcatttcTGGTAGGCCCACCAAAGTCAATTTTGATAATTGCAGAGAGACCAAACTTCCTAAAGAATGCTGCCACTGTCATAAATCAAGTGAGCTTGCCACCAGCAAGAGAAGATTAAGTCATCAGCCTTTACAATGGATGACTGAAAATTCAGAGCACTCGTCTGATGTTGAAGATGTAATTAACAGTGTACAATTCatagcagaaaacatgaagaaccaaaatgaaacaaagaag GTAGAAGACGACTGGAAATACGTAGCCATGGTGGTGGACAGAGTATTTCTTTGGGTGTTTATAATTGTCTGTGTGTTTGGAACTGCAGGGCTATTTCTACAGCCACTACTGGGGAACACTGGAAAGTCTTAg
- the CHRNA6 gene encoding neuronal acetylcholine receptor subunit alpha-6 isoform X2, whose amino-acid sequence MLTSEGQGFLHFGLCLWLCMFIPFFKGSAGCASEERLFHKLFSHYNQFIRPVENVSEPVTVHFEVAITQLANVIWNDYKLRWDPMEYDGIETLRVPADKIWKPDIVLYNNAVGDFQVEGKTKALLKYDGMITWTPPAIFKSSCPMDITFFPFDHQNCSLKFGSWTYDKAEIDLLIIGSKVDMNDFWENSEWEIVDASGYKHDIKYNCCEEIYTDITYSFYIRRLPMFYTINLIIPCLFISFLTVLVFYLPSDCGEKVTLCISVLLSLTVFLLVITETIPSTSLVIPLVGEYLLFTMIFVTLSIVVTVFVLNIHYRTPMTHTMPKWVKTVFLQLLPQILMMKRPLDKMKETSSDKNSKGISGRPTKVNFDNCRETKLPKECCHCHKSSELATSKRRLSHQPLQWMTENSEHSSDVEDVINSVQFIAENMKNQNETKKVEDDWKYVAMVVDRVFLWVFIIVCVFGTAGLFLQPLLGNTGKS is encoded by the exons ATGCTGACCAGCGAGGGCCAGGGATTCCTTCACTTTGGTTTGTGTCTCTGGTTGTGTATGTTCATACCTTTCTTTAAAG GCTCTGCAGGCTGTGCATCTGAAGAGAGGCTCTTTCACAAACTGTTTTCTCATTATAACCAGTTCATCAGGCCTGTGGAAAACGTTTCTGAACCGGTCACGGTGCATTTTGAAGTGGCCATCACACAGCTGGCCAATGTG ATATGGAATGATTATAAATTGCGCTGGGACCCAATGGAATATGATGGCATTGAGACTCTTCGTGTTCCTGCAGATAAGATATGGAAGCCTGACATCGTTCTCTACAACAA TGCTGTTGGTGACTTCCAAGTTGAAGGCAAGACAAAAGCTCTTCTTAAATATGATGGCATGATAACCTGGACTCCACCAGCTATTTTCAAGAGTTCCTGTCCTATGGAtatcacttttttcccttttgatcaTCAAAACTGTTCCCTTAAATTTGGTTCCTGGACATATGACAAAGCCGAAATTGATCTTCTAATCATTGGATCTAAAGTGGATATGAATGATTTTTGGGAAAACAGCGAATGGGAAATTGTTGATGCCTCTGGCTACAAGCATGACATAAAATACAATTGTTGTGAGGAGATATACACAGATATAACCTATTCTTTTTACATTAGAAGATTGCCAATGTTTTATACCATTAATCTAATCATTCCTtgtctctttatttcatttctaactGTGCTTGTCTTTTACCTCCCTTCTGACTGTGGTGAAAAGGTGACactttgtatttcagttttgcTTTCTCTGACTGTGTTTTTGCTAGTAATCACGGAAACCATCCCATCCACGTCTCTTGTGATCCCACTGGTGGGTGAGTACCTACTGTTCACCATGATCTTTGTCACCCTGTCCATTGTGGTGACTGTGTTTGTGTTGAACATTCATTATCGCACCCCAATGACACACACCATGCCCAAGTGGGTGAAGACAGTTTTCCTCCAGCTGTTACCCCAGATCTTGATGATGAAGAGGCCTCTGGACAAGATGAAGGAGACAAGTTCAGATaaaaattccaaaggcatttcTGGTAGGCCCACCAAAGTCAATTTTGATAATTGCAGAGAGACCAAACTTCCTAAAGAATGCTGCCACTGTCATAAATCAAGTGAGCTTGCCACCAGCAAGAGAAGATTAAGTCATCAGCCTTTACAATGGATGACTGAAAATTCAGAGCACTCGTCTGATGTTGAAGATGTAATTAACAGTGTACAATTCatagcagaaaacatgaagaaccaaaatgaaacaaagaag GTAGAAGACGACTGGAAATACGTAGCCATGGTGGTGGACAGAGTATTTCTTTGGGTGTTTATAATTGTCTGTGTGTTTGGAACTGCAGGGCTATTTCTACAGCCACTACTGGGGAACACTGGAAAGTCTTAg